Proteins co-encoded in one Alphaproteobacteria bacterium PA2 genomic window:
- a CDS encoding LuxR family transcriptional regulator, with product MLIDSHVNLHAPQFDEDRDEVIARARSAGIELMINISDRINHWDKVRALADHPDIWCTVGVHPHEAKDEADLQAERLIAMAADPRVVGIGETGLDFHYDLSPRDIQARVFRAHIAAARTTGLPLVVHTREADEVMGDILEEEYAAGPFRMLMHCYTSGPELAARAAALGAWFSISGIATFKAAEDVRALVRAMPEDRIIVETDCPYLAPVPHRGRRNEPAYLPAVLAKTAELRGWSFAEAEARTQAAFFALFDRIPGPVA from the coding sequence ATGCTGATCGACAGTCACGTCAATCTCCACGCGCCGCAGTTCGATGAGGACCGCGATGAGGTCATAGCCCGGGCTCGCTCCGCCGGGATCGAGCTGATGATCAATATCAGCGATCGCATCAATCACTGGGACAAGGTCCGGGCCCTGGCTGACCATCCCGACATATGGTGCACAGTGGGCGTCCACCCCCACGAGGCCAAGGATGAGGCTGACCTGCAGGCTGAGCGGCTGATCGCCATGGCGGCGGATCCAAGGGTAGTCGGGATTGGCGAGACCGGTCTCGACTTCCACTATGACCTCAGCCCCCGGGATATCCAGGCCAGGGTCTTCCGCGCCCACATAGCTGCAGCCAGGACCACTGGGCTTCCGCTGGTGGTCCACACCCGGGAGGCTGACGAGGTCATGGGCGACATCCTGGAAGAGGAATATGCCGCAGGACCGTTCCGGATGCTGATGCACTGCTACACCTCCGGCCCGGAACTGGCCGCGCGGGCTGCGGCCCTCGGCGCCTGGTTCTCGATTTCGGGCATAGCCACCTTCAAGGCGGCGGAGGATGTCCGCGCCCTCGTCCGCGCCATGCCGGAGGACCGGATCATCGTCGAGACCGACTGCCCCTATCTGGCGCCGGTTCCCCATCGCGGTCGCCGTAATGAACCGGCCTACCTGCCGGCCGTCCTGGCAAAGACCGCGGAACTGCGGGGCTGGAGCTTTGCCGAGGCTGAGGCCCGGACCCAGGCGGCCTTCTTCGCCCTGTTCGACAGGATACCGGGACCCGTCGCATGA
- a CDS encoding DNA polymerase III subunit delta': MAEDIPHPRDVFDFQGHDAAELAFEDARSRGRLHHAWLLTGTEGVGKATFAFRAARRLLGAPHAPSHGILGADPSHPVSRQMMARSHPDLLVLERVGEDGKPRRVIPVDEARKLSEFFSKSPASAPHRVAIIDAADDLNMNAANAVLKTLEEPPPQGVLLLVSHSPGGLLPTIRSRCRRLGFSAMGEAETAKFVGDRAGASIEDSIRLARMSGGAPGRAWRLAQAGAVALDDAAKTLLADLPEVDDAMALALADRFRGAEGAATFNLLFERLADRIHDKVQAWAQESVAGLDPWVRAWETLQRLPREVEGVNLDRTDALFTALTELRAAARA, encoded by the coding sequence ATGGCTGAGGACATTCCCCATCCCCGCGACGTCTTCGATTTTCAGGGTCATGACGCCGCCGAACTGGCCTTTGAAGACGCCCGGTCGAGGGGGAGGCTCCATCACGCCTGGCTGCTGACCGGGACGGAGGGGGTTGGCAAGGCCACCTTCGCCTTCCGCGCCGCCCGGCGCCTGCTGGGGGCGCCTCACGCCCCATCCCACGGCATACTGGGCGCAGACCCGTCCCACCCCGTGTCGCGGCAGATGATGGCCCGGTCTCACCCGGACCTTCTGGTGCTTGAGCGGGTTGGCGAGGACGGCAAGCCCCGGCGGGTGATCCCGGTGGATGAGGCCCGCAAGCTCTCGGAATTCTTCTCCAAGTCGCCCGCTTCGGCCCCCCATAGGGTGGCGATCATTGATGCCGCCGACGACCTCAACATGAACGCCGCCAATGCGGTGCTCAAAACCCTCGAGGAACCCCCGCCGCAGGGTGTCCTGCTGCTGGTCTCCCATTCGCCGGGCGGACTTCTGCCGACCATCCGGTCCCGCTGCCGCCGACTGGGCTTCAGCGCCATGGGGGAAGCGGAGACAGCAAAATTCGTGGGAGACAGGGCTGGGGCTTCCATTGAGGACTCCATCCGCCTGGCCCGCATGTCTGGCGGCGCTCCGGGCAGGGCCTGGCGTCTGGCCCAGGCTGGCGCTGTCGCCCTGGACGACGCGGCCAAAACCCTGTTGGCCGATCTGCCCGAAGTGGACGACGCCATGGCCCTGGCCCTGGCAGACCGGTTCCGGGGTGCGGAGGGCGCGGCGACCTTCAACCTGCTGTTCGAGCGTCTGGCGGACAGGATCCACGACAAGGTCCAGGCCTGGGCCCAGGAGAGCGTCGCCGGTCTGGATCCCTGGGTCCGCGCCTGGGAAACCCTTCAGCGCCTTCCCCGGGAGGTCGAGGGCGTGAATCTGGACCGCACCGACGCCCTTTTTACCGCTCTGACCGAGCTGCGTGCGGCGGCCCGGGCCTGA
- a CDS encoding dTMP kinase has protein sequence MQRGKFITLEGGEGVGKSTQIRRLIARLTEQGREVVATREPGGSPGAESIRDLVLRGSADRWSPVTETLLMYASRRDHIERVIAPALAAGKWVVCDRYADSTRAYQGAAGGVDPALIAAMETHVLEDVRPDLTLVLDLDPKIGLARAMDRAGAEMRFESKGEAFHLRLRQAFLDIAAKEPARCAVISAAGSLDEVEALIWSAVQDRLHG, from the coding sequence GTGCAGCGCGGAAAGTTCATCACCCTGGAAGGCGGGGAGGGGGTCGGGAAATCCACCCAGATCCGGCGCCTTATTGCGCGCCTGACGGAACAGGGACGGGAGGTTGTGGCGACCCGCGAACCCGGCGGATCCCCGGGCGCTGAGTCCATCCGCGATCTGGTCCTGCGCGGCTCGGCCGACCGCTGGAGCCCGGTGACCGAGACCCTGCTCATGTACGCCTCCCGACGGGATCATATCGAGCGGGTCATCGCCCCGGCCCTGGCTGCCGGAAAATGGGTCGTCTGTGACCGATACGCCGACTCCACCAGGGCCTATCAGGGCGCGGCCGGCGGTGTGGACCCGGCCTTAATCGCCGCCATGGAAACCCATGTTCTCGAGGACGTGCGGCCAGATCTGACCCTTGTGCTTGATCTTGACCCGAAGATCGGCCTGGCCAGGGCCATGGACCGGGCCGGGGCGGAGATGCGTTTTGAATCCAAGGGGGAAGCCTTTCATCTCCGTCTGAGGCAGGCCTTCCTGGACATCGCGGCAAAGGAGCCCGCCCGTTGCGCCGTGATCTCGGCGGCTGGGTCGCTGGATGAGGTGGAGGCCCTGATCTGGTCCGCCGTTCAGGACCGGCTACATGGCTGA